One genomic segment of Pagrus major chromosome 13, Pma_NU_1.0 includes these proteins:
- the LOC141007154 gene encoding histone H2A-like translates to MSGRGKGSKTRAKAKTRSSRAGLQFPVGRVHRLLRKGNYAQRVGAGAPVYLAAVLEYLTAEILELAGNAARDNKKTRIIPRHLQLAVRNDEELNKLLGGVTIAQGGVLPNIQAVLLPKKTEKAKK, encoded by the coding sequence ATGTCTGGACGCGGCAAAGGAAGCAAGACTAGAGCAAAGGCGAAGACTCGCTCTTCTCGTGCCGGGCTCCAGTTCCCGGTCGGCCGTGTCCACAGGCTGCTGAGGAAGGGTAACTACGCCCAGCGTGTCGGCGCCGGGGCTCCGGTCTATCTGGCGGCTGTGCTGGAGTATCTGACCGCTGAGATCCTGGAGCTGGCTGGAAACGCTGCCCGCGACAACAAGAAGACCAGGATCATCCCCCGTCATCTGCAGCTGGCCGTCCGCAACGACGAGGAGCTCAACAAGCTGCTGGGCGGAGTGACCATCGCTCAGGGCGGCGTGCTGCCCAACATCCAGGCCGTCCTGCTGCCCAAGAAGACCGAGAAAGCAAAGAAGTAA
- the LOC141007547 gene encoding histone H3, with protein sequence MARTKQTARKSTGGKAPRKQLATKAARKSAPATGGVKKPHRYRPGTVALREIRRYQKSTELLIRKLPFQRLVREIAQDFKTDLRFQSSAVMALQESSEAYLVGLFEDTNLCAIHAKRVTIMPKDIQLARRIRGERA encoded by the coding sequence ATGGCCAGGACCAAGCAGACCGCCCGTAAGTCCACCGGAGGAAAAGCTCCCAGGAAGCAGCTGGCCACCAAGGCTGCCCGTAAGAGCGCCCCGGCCACCGGCGGAGTGAAGAAGCCCCATCGTTACAGGCCCGGTACCGTGGCTCTGAGAGAGATCCGTCGTTACCAGAAATCCACCGAGCTCCTGATCCGCAAGCTGCCCTTCCAGCGCCTGGTCAGGGAGATCGCTCAGGACTTCAAGACCGACCTGCGCTTCCAGAGCTCCGCCGTCATGGCTCTGCAGGAGTCCAGCGAGGCTTACCTGGTCGGCCTGTTCGAGGACACCAACCTGTGCGCCATCCACGCCAAGAGGGTCACCATCATGCCCAAAGACATCCAGCTGGCCCGCCGCATCCGCGGAGAGCGAGCTTAG
- the LOC141007478 gene encoding histone H1-like, translating to MVEEAPAPAAAPAPAKAPKKKAAAARKPKDGPSLPKEISAVLAQSSERKGMSAAAIKKVLADRGVDVVKSNKRINTCLGRMVTQGTVTQVKGSGASGSFKVAKKTEEKKKPKAKAVVKKSPAKAKPAAKKAAPKKPAAKKPAAKKPAAKKPAAKKPAAKKASPKKVAKKAAPKKVTPKKAAPKSKAKPVKKTAAKKAAPKKAKK from the coding sequence ATGGTAGAAGAAGCTCCAGCTCCCGCAGCGGCTCCGGCCCCGGCCAAAGCCCCGAAGAAGAAGGCGGCGGCTGCCCGCAAGCCGAAGGATGGACCTTCCCTCCCGAAAGAGATCAGCGCCGTCCTGGCTCAGTCCAGTGAGCGCAAGGGGATGTCGGCGGCGGCCATCAAGAAGGTGCTCGCTGACAGAGGCGTTGATGTGGTGAAGTCCAACAAACGCATCAATACCTGTTTGGGCAGGATGGTGACTCAAGGAACCGTGACTCAGGTCAAAGGTTCAGGTGCGTCTGGCTCCTTCAAAGTAGCAAAGAAGAccgaggagaagaagaagcccAAAGCCAAGGCAGTGGTCAAGAAATCACCCGCCAAAGCGAAACCCGCCGCCAAGAAAGCTGCACCCAAGAAGCCCGCAGCCAAGAAGCCCGCAGCCAAGAAACCAGCGGCTAAAAAACCAGCAGCGAAGAAACCAGCAGCGAAGAAGGCTTCCCCGAAAAAGGTTGCCAAGAAGGCTGCACCGAAGAAGGTCACCCCGAAGAAGGCTGCCCCTAAAAGCAAGGCGAAGCCTGTGAAGAAGACCGCTGCGAAGAAGGCTGCACCGAAGAAGGCCAAGAAGTAA
- the LOC141007270 gene encoding histone H2B 3-like, with amino-acid sequence MPGEPGKAPKKGSKKAVTKVTKSGKKRRRTRKESYAIYVYKVLKQVHPDTGISSKAMGIMNSFVSDIFERIAGEASRLAHYNKRSTITSREIQTAVRLLLPGELAKHAVSEGTKAVTKYTSSK; translated from the coding sequence ATGCCTGGAGAACCTGGTAAGGCGCCCAAGAAGGGCTCAAAGAAGGCCGTGACGAAGGTCACCAAGTCCggcaagaagaggagaagaaccAGGAAGGAGAGCTACGCCATCTACGTGTACAAGGTGCTGAAGCAGGTCCACCCTGACACCGGCATTTCCTCAAAGGCGATGGGCATCATGAACTCCTTCGTGAGCGACATCTTCGAGCGTATCGCCGGTGAAGCCTCCCGCCTGGCTCACTACAACAAGcgctccaccatcacctccagggAGATCCAGACCGCCGTCCGCCTGCTGCTGCCCGGTGAGCTGGCCAAGCACGCCGTGTCTGAGGGCACCAAGGCTGTGACCAAGTACACCAGCTCCAAGTAA
- the LOC141007407 gene encoding histone H4: MSGRGKGGKGLGKGGAKRHRKVLRDNIQGITKPAIRRLARRGGVKRISGLIYEETRGVLKVFLENVIRDAVTYTEHAKRKTVTAMDVVYALKRQGRTLYGFGG; encoded by the coding sequence ATGAGCGGAAGAGGCAAAGGAGGAAAGGGACTCGGTAAAGGAGGCGCCAAGCGTCATCGTAAGGTTCTCCGTGACAACATCCAGGGAATCACCAAACCCGCCATCCGCCGTCTGGCTCGCCGTGGCGGTGTGAAGCGTATCTCCGGTCTGATCTACGAGGAGACCCGCGGTGTGCTGAAGGTGTTCCTGGAGAACGTGATCCGCGATGCCGTCACCTACACCGAGCACGCCAAGAGGAAGACCGTCACCGCCATGGACGTGGTGTACGCGCTGAAGAGGCAGGGCCGCACCCTGTACGGCTTCGGCGGCTAA